A segment of the Novipirellula galeiformis genome:
CACTGCCGATCCAATGCAGGCACGGGGCGCACAACATCAAACTAATCGCCATCAACCACAGCCGCGCTGCCTTGGTACGCAAAAACAGTTTGTCCGCCAAGAAGCCGCCTCCAAGCAGTCCGATAAACGTGGTGCTCTGTAGATAAGCGGTCGCCGTAAAGGCCGCATCCGCAAGGTCCAGCGAATACTTTTCATAGAGAAAACTGGGCAACCAACTGTACAGCATCCAGAGACCGAAGACGAAGGTGGGAAAGACAACGCAGAGCAGCAAAAAGGTTGGCACTTTCACTAATTCGGTGATCGCCAATGTGCCGTCCGCGCGCTTCGTTTCCACCTCCGCGTCCTCGTTCACGGTGCGCAAAAACATCGCGTACGGCAAGCAATAAAGCAGCCCGATCGCGCCGAGAATAAAGAACGCCTCACGCCAGTATCCTTGATGTGCCATCCAGCCCCCGAACCACGCGCCCGCCACGGTACCCACGATCTGGGCGGTCGTCAGCGTCGCCACCGCGCGTGAGCGTTTTTCCGGTGCGTGGGCGTTGGACGTCAACGCGATCGCGGCGGGCATGTACAGCGATTCGGAAACCCCCATCGCGGCGCGGAGGGCAAGCAAGATGAAAGCGGATGTCGCAAATCCAGTCCCCACCGTCACCAAACTCCAGATCGCCAGACTGAACACGACCAACACGCGTTTTGAGTACTTATCCGCGATCTGCCCCGCCAAAGGACACCCCAGCCCATAGACCCACAGAAAGATCGATCCGGTTAAGCCCAGTTCGCGGTCCGTCAGTCCCAAATCGGACTGCAAGACAGGGAACATCGCGAACACTGCTTGTCGGTCGCAGTAGTTCAAAAAATAGGCGCACCACATGAATGCGACCAAATGCGTGGCCTTGCGCCCGCTCTGCTTAATTTCAGCTTGTGTCACGATCTGCGCGGGCCAGGGGTTGGAGGATTGGAATTCTAAACGCGATGCCCGCGACACAATCGACATTCGGTGTGAGGCACGGTGCAGGTAGCTTCCGGTGGGACTCTCGAACGGTCGAGCCCGCGCCGGGTTGGAGCACGGCCATGACGGCGTCCGATCTGCAGTCCGCGAACCCTGGGGGAAAGCACGAACCGTTTTGGGGAGGCTGGAGTCTATCCGATCGAAACTGAGAAATCCAGTTTCTGCTAAAAAAAGCATCGACGATGCTCAACACTCACATCATTCACATCAACACTCCCCCACGTACGCAGGTACACAACGACAATGATGCGCTATCGCACCCGAGTTACCTACGACCGTGAACCAGCAGCGTCCCTTGGCCACTTGCCGTAACAAATTCGCCTGCGACCTTAGTGGCGTCCGCAGCAGACGAACCGAAAACCACAACCGCTTGCATCCGTGTCAGTATTAAAGGTTCGTTAGCGGTTCACCAAGCACAGTGTCCTCACGCATCGTTTCACCTTCTTGTCTGCGAGTCGAGTCTCGCGCCGAAAGGCGTTTCACCTCAACGAAGCCAGTCCCGCAGCCGAAACCAGCCTCGTAATTGCACGCCGGCCACGGCGTCTGTTGAACGCAACCTTGAATTGATCGCGTCATTGACAAACGGGAACAAAAAGAACATTTCAACCGCTTGCACCCGTGAACCCGCAGCGTCCTCGGTGTGTATGCCCAAGTTGTGTGCAAGTGAAGGAGAACCTTTTTGAGTCACTCCGTTACGGACGCGTGGGGATGTGTATTGCTAGAAAAAACGGCAACACCGTCACTTCAAACACCGTCGCTCACTTCAAACACAGACGCTCCGGCCATGCAAATCAACGCCACAACCGCACGACTACGGTTTCGCTATAATCATGACTCCTATAATCATGACTGATTCGTGACTCGGCTTGACGCCCCCCAGTTTGGCCCCCGTGCCATCGTCGAATCCGCCCTCATGCACCTTGGGACTTCCTTACGTGATGGAATCGGGCGACATGGCCACCTATACTGTGACACCGCGCCCCCCTCCTGCCTTATTTCCCCCAAAAAAACCTGTAGCGAACAATGTGCACCATGCTCCATCGGCCGCTTTTCTCGATTGTCTGTTTGTCAGTCATTTCCAGCCTGATTTCGCAGATCGCGGTTGCCCAAAACCAAGCGAGTTCGACCACCGAGATTGATGGGATTCACTTCACGCTCGCCGAGGGGTTGCGGATTGAAAAGGTCACGAACGAATCCTTGATCAAATGGCCGATCGTCGCCGATTGGGACAATCAAGGTCGTTTGGTGGTCGCCGAGTCCGCAGGCGTCACCAAGCCCATCGTCGAACACAACAAAACCAAACCTCACAAACTGATCCGTTTAGTCGATAGCAACGGCGATGGAACGTTTGACAAGCGAATCGTTGCCGCCGAGCAACTCGCCTTTCCCGAAGGCGTCTTGTGTCTGGGAAACGACGTGCTCGTCTCGGCACCGCCGTTGATTTGGAAACTGACCGATGCCGACGGGGATGGAGTTTGCGAAGATCGTGAAGTCTGGTTCGATGGGCAAACGATCACCGGCTGTGCAAACGATTTACATGGCCCGTATCTTGGTCCCGATGGATGGGTTTATTGGTGCAAGGGTGCCTTTGCAGCCCAGACGCACGATCTTGTTAATGGCCAGACCCTGCAAACCTCAGCCGCTCACATTTTTCGTCGCCGCATCGACGGGGGACCGATTGAACCGGTGATGACGGGCGGGATGGACAATCCAGTCGAAGTCGCCATCACCCCTGAGGGCGAGAAATTCTTTACCAGCACCTTTTTGCAACAACCTGGCGGCGGACTCCGCGATGGGATCGCCCACGCTGTCTACGGAGGCGTGTACGGCAAAGAGAATTCGGTCTTGGCGAATCATCCTCGCACGGGACCATTGATGCCAATTTTGACCCAACTTGGCCCGGCGGCGCCCAGTGGACTCGCTTGCCTAAGATCCAATCAATTGACGCGATTCACCGAGCACCCGGATACACGTGTCCTTGTCGCCGCCTTGTTCAATTTGCAAAAAGTAACCGCCCATCAATTGGTTCCCGAGGGTGCCAGCTTCCGCACGATCGATCACGACTTGGTGGTCGCCGACCGTGTTGACTTTCATCCCACCGATGTGATCGAAGACGCGGATGGCAGTCTACTGGTGATCGATACCGGAGGTTGGTACGACCTGTGTTGCCCTACGTCGCGAATCGATCAAAAAACGGCCTCAGGTGGCATCTATCGAATCTCGACGGACAAGACAGCTCAAAACGGCTTCGCTCGCGGGCCGGTGGTCGTTTCCTCCGCCGCTGACCAAGCGTCGGTAACGACAGCACAATTGTACGATCGGCGGCCTTGGGTTCGTCGCCAAGCGGGCTTGGCCGTGACGGTTGCGGGCGACACAGCGACCAAGTCTCTCGATGCCATCCTCCGTGATGCGGATCGTTCGATCGACGACCGACTGACCGCATTGTGGTCGCTTAGCCGAGTCGGCAGCCCCGCGGCGGTCGCTACCATTTCCGATCACCTGCGTGATCCCAATCCGCAAATGGTGCAAGCGGCTTGTCACGCCGTGTCGCTTCACCGCCACGAGGGCTCGCGCCCGCAACTCGAGCGTTTACTGAAACATCCCTCGCTTGCCGTCCGCCGCGTTGCCGCCGAAGCACTCGGCCAAATCGCGAGCGCTGCCTCGGCCCCCACATTACTATCCGCATGCGAACATACCGGCGGCGATCGCCACTTAGAACACTCCTTGTTGTACGCATTGATCGAAATCGCGCAATCGAATTCCATCGATCTGATCGCGATGGCTAACTCCGACACGCAATGGACCGCCGTGTTGCTGGTTCTCGACCGCGTCGGACGCAGCGACCAAGTCGAGCTCTCTCGGTTCTTTACGGCCTGGAGCAGCAGCGATCCCAAGTTGCGTGACATCGCCGCAGAAATTTTGGCCAAGCACCCTCAATGGGCATCGGAATCGATCACCAAGATCGCTGCGATGTACACTCAGCTCGATGCTGCGGATTCCCCCGCTGCGGACAACCTCGCACGTCTGGTCGCGGGTTGGAAGAACGAACCATCGACCCAGCAATTGGTCGCCGATTGGATCGGCAACGCCGCCGCAGCGAAACCGTCGCAGCAACGGTTCTTGGCCACTCAGCTGAGCCAAATCTCGCCCACGAAGGTCCCACGTGACTGGGCTGCCCCAATCGCGACGTGGTTGGAAGCCGCGAGTGAACCGGTGCAACGGGCGCTAACCGAAAATTTACCTCGGCTCCAAATCGAAGCGGCCGATGCGTCCTCGTTACCCGAAACAATCATTCGCATCGCACGTCAAGCGGAATCGACCGACCATCGCTTGCGTGTGCTTGGGGCACTCCCCGCAGGACGCAAAGTCGACGATCCCGAACTCGAAAAAGAGGTCGTCGCGTCGTTCTTGAGCGACGACGAAACGCTTGCCCCGCTAGCATCCAAAGTGCTCCAGCGAGTGAAACTCTCGGATGCAAGCCAATTGGCCGATGCGTTGCCAAGCATCCCCTCGCAATCCTTGACGACCGCCATCGAAGCGGTCCATCGGGCCAGCAATGATGCAATCCAATCCAAGATGCTGGCGGGACTCGCATCCCTGCCTGCCGCGAAAACGTTGCCGCAAACCTACTTGACGAATCTGTATAAACGATCATCCAAGGAACTGCAGGCACAGGCCCAGCAGACCGCCGCGGATTTGATCCGTCCCGCGGCGGACGTCAAGGCCACGGTCGACAAGACACTGGCCCGACTGAGCAGCGGCGATCCCGTTCGCGGATTGCAAGTGTTCCGTAGCAGCAAGGCAGCCTGTAGTGCTTGCCACCGCATCGGTTACGTCGGACATGACGTTGGCCCCGAGCTCACTCGCATTGGCGCCAGCCGGACACCCGACGCGTTGTTGGAAGCGATCTTGTTCCCCAGCGCCCGCCAAGAACAGAGTTACCAGGGCTCTCGCGTGTTGACGATCGATGGCCAGGTCTACAACGGGCTGATCAAACATCGCACCCCCGAAACCATCGAACTGCAAGTCACCGCCGAACGATTGGTGGTGATCCCAAGCGAAGAGATCGAACTGCTTGAACCGAGCGACATCTCGGTGATGCCAGCCGGCTTGGCCGAGCAATTGACAATCGAAGAGCTCTCGGACCTGATGGCATTATTGCAATCGGCGAAGTAGTTCCCGTCGGGTTCGCTTTCGTAGCTGCGTTCGCAAGAACGCGGTCCACCGTCTGGCGACATGAGCTACAGCAAAATTAAAAATGCATTAGTTAAAGGCCGGCGGTCGCGTTTGTTGCGGGAACCGCGGCTAACGCCATGCGGCTGATTTTGCGTAAAAACTCCTGCCTAGGCGTTTAGCTGGGTCGCAGCGATCGAGACCGCTCCGGCGACCGGTTCGCGGATCGGATGAATCTGCGGTTGCAGCCCCACATCCGACAGCAGCTGACACAGACGATCGGCAAAACGTGGCTGTTGCGTCAGCACGCCGCCGGTGACGGCAAACGCAAACGGCGTTTCGGCAAATCCCAGACGCGTTGCCAACGCTGTGACCATCTCGCACAACTCCGCCGCGGCGGACTCGATAATGTCTCCTGCGGCAACATCCCCCGACTCCGCAGCTGCGAACACAATCAAGGCAAGCCGAGCGATCGACGCGCGATTGGTTTGCTCGGAATAGATGACCGGGATCAATTCGCTTGGGCTGGTGATTTGGTAATGCTCGAGGATGCTCGGCAGCAAGCTCGTTTGCGGACCGCGTCCATCGGCGGCGCGGGCTGCGGCACGCAAACCAGCCACTCCGATTTGGTAGCCGCTTCCCTCATCACCAAACAAACCACCCCAACCTCCACACCGCGCCGTCGATCCGTCCGCACTGCGTCCGATTGCCAGCGATCCAGTGCCGGAGATCAATGCGATGCCGACTCCATCACGCGACGCCGCGTACAACACCGGCATCGCATCATTGGTGATCGTTATGCGATGCGACAATTGGCATTGCTCGGCCCACGTGCGAATCAACTGTTGCTCGGCCTCGCGATCGGCACCGGCCAGCGACAAGCACGCGCTCGCCACCGTTGTCCTGGTTCGCTTGGCGTCCGCAAACACAGCGTCGATCGCGAGGTCGAGGTTCGCGGTCGCTTGGTCGAACCCGACACTGCGGCCGTTGGAGGGTCCCGACCGTCCACGACCGATCGTTTCGGTGCGGCATTGGTGATTGCGACGAGCCAACCACGCAACCGTCTTCGAACCGCCTCCGTCGATACCTAGAATCAAGTCGTCTTGGTGCATCACGCTGTTTTTTTATTGAGGACGATCTTGGTTGAGAACGCGGCGTAAATGTCCCCCGCAATCGGCCAGCTGTTGACGCGCCGCCTCCGCAGTGACTTCTTGCAAATGCGAAACGATTGCCGTCTTCACTTCGCCATCGCAACGGTCCAACAAACGGCGAGCTTCCTCGGGTGCGATGCCCGTGATGTCCGAAACGATTTGGCAAGATCGCATGCTCAACTTCGCATTGGTGGCGCGTAGATCGACCATCAAATTGCCGTACGTCTTGCCGATTCGGACCATCGCCCCGGTGGTGAGCATGTTCAACACCATCTTGGTGGCGGTCCCCGCCTTCATGCGGGTCGAACCGCTAATCACTTCAGGACCGACGACGGGCGAAATCATGATTTGACAATGAGGTCTCAGTTCGCAATCGGCATTGCAGCTCAATCCGATCGTGAACGCACCGACTTGGTTGGCGAATTGCAGACCGCCGATCACGTAAGGCGTTCGCCCACTCGTCGCGATCCCCATCACCACATCTTTGTCGCAAACGTGATGGTCGGCCAAATCTCGCTGGCCAAACTCGGGGTGATCTTCGGCGCCTTCGATCGCTCGCGTTAGCGCGTCTCGGCCGCCTGCGATTAAACCGACCACCATCTTGGCGGGGGTGTTGAACGTCGGCGGACATTCGCTGGCATCCAATACCCCCAAGCGGCCGGAGGTGCCCGCCCCCATATAAAGCAGTCGACCTCCCGCGCGAAAACGATCGGCGATCACATCGATCGCGGCCGCAATCGACTCCGCTTGAGTGGCCACGGCCGCAGCAATGCTGGCGTCTTGCGAATTCATCAACCGCACGATCTCGAGCGCCGAGAGCGAATCGATTTTGCTCGACTCAGGATTGCGAGCTTCCGTAGTCAGTTTTTCAAGCATAATTGGTTGTTCTTTGCAGATGGTTGATTCATCGTTTTCGTTGCCAATCGACACGGATCGAACGCGGGTCGCAGCGAACGCGGGGGCCAGCGAATTAGGGGGGCACCGGATCGTCGACGACCACCCCAAAGATGATTCCACGATGGCCTCGATCATGCATTGTCATAACAAGCAACCTCAAGAAACGAAACACGGTATTGTAGAATAGCGTGGCTCGTCATTTTCGGTGACATGGTAAAGCCGAAGTGACGTCAATCGATTGCCTGGGGTGTCAGTCGTCTGGCACATAATGCGTTTTGGTTTCTCCCCTATTTTCGCCGCCCGCCTGCTTGTCACAGGAGTGATCCCGATGATTAAATGAGTTCACGTTCGTCCCACTGCCTCCGCTTTCCCTACACCTCGCCAGGTTTCCGATATCCATCGGGGGGCCTCAAGAGCGACTTTCCAACAGGAATATTAGTTTGGCAATCAGTTCGATCGACGCTGCGATCTTAGTCCTCTACATGCTGATCATGGTCGCGTTGGGGCTTTGGGTAGGGCGTGACCAGAAGGATTTATCGGGATACTTGCTCGGCGGACGCGATTTGCCGTGGTGGGCGATCCTGGGTTCGATCGTGGCGACCGAAACCAGTACCGCCACATTTTTAAGTGTGCCGGGAATCGCGTTCGCGGCCGACGGCGACATGCGTTTCTTACAACTCGCGTTCGGATTTCTAGTGGGCCGCGTGATCGTAGCGATCGTGCTGGTGCCGTTGTACTGTCGTGGCGAAATTTTTACCGCCTATGAAATTTTGCAACAGCGATTCGGCGGGGCTAGCAAGAAATGTGCCTCCCTTTTGTTTCTGATCACGCGGAATCTGGGAGACGGACTGCGGCTCTTTTTAGCCGGCATCGCGCTCGAAAAGGTGCTCGGAATCGACCTGCACCTCTGCATCGCCGTGATCGGGATCGCCACGATCGTGTACACGTTCTTTGGCGGAATGAAGGCCGTGATCTGGAGCGACTGTATCCAATTGGTCGTCTACATGGTTGGCGGTTTCTTGGCGTTGAAGATCTTAGTCGGCTTCTTGCCGGGCGGGTGGTCTGAGTTGTTCGAATTTGGCAACTCGACCGGGCGCTTTCACATCCTCGATTTCCGCTGGCAATCGACCGCCACGTTTAACCTTTGGAGCGAAACGTATACGTTTTGGTCGGGTTTGATCGGCGGCGCTGTGCTGACGCTAGGCACCCATGGCACCGACCAAATGTTTGTCCAGCGTTACCTTTGTGCGCGCAGCGGACGCGATGCGCAACGCGCCGTCATCGCCAGCGGCTTTGTGGTCTTTGCTCAATTCGCCCTGTTTCTACTGCTGGGCGTTGCCTTGGCCGCCTATTACACCAATGTCGATCCCCAAACCTTCGCCCACAACGACGAAGTCTTTGCCACCTTTATTGTCGACCATCTACCGATCGGCTTGGTCGGAATCACGCTGGCCGCCGTCTTCGCCGCAGCGATGTCGACCCTTTCCAGCTCACTGAACTCTTCCGCCGCTGCCGCCGTATCGGATTTCTACGCGCCTTGGGCTTACCCCGAGGTCGGCGACGATCCATCTCATCCCGATCACAGCGACAAACTGCTGTTGGCCGGCCGTTCCTTCACCATCATTTTTGGGATACTCCAAATCGCCATTGGAATGGGAGCCAGCTACGTGTCACGCAGCGTCGTCGGAGATGCGTTGGCGATCGCGGGCTTCACCGCTGGCATCTTGCTCGGGGTGTTCGGGCTTGGCATGTTCACCCGTTCGGCCCATCAACGCGGTGCCCTGGTGGGGATGGTCTGCGGGATCGCGGTTTTGACCGGGATCAAATTTGGAACCACCATTGCTTGGCCCTGGTACGCGATCATTGGATCGCTGACCACCTTTGTCTGCGGTTACCTTGCGAGTCAATTGATTTCCCCTCTCCATGCACCCGCTGCGTCTACCGTCGAGGATGACTCGATGCGTGACAAGGAATAAACATGAACCGAAACGTTTTGTTTTCTCTGTTGTTTGCCGTTGCTCTATTTACGGCGTTGCCGCGGACTGCCCCCGCTCAAGTTCTCGCCGGCATCGATGTGCTCGAAAGAGACCATTTCCAACAACTCGCCGGTCGCAAGATTGGCTTGATTACGAATCACACGGGGGCCAACGCTCGCGGCGTTTCCACCGTCAAGCTTTTTCATGATTCGCCGAATGTTAACCTAGTGGCGCTGTTCAGTCCCGAGCATGGCTTCGCCGGCGTCTTGGACCATGAGAACATCGGGGATCAACGTGACTCATTGACAGGTCTGAAAGTCCATAGCTTGTACGGCAAAACACGAGTGCCAACACCCGAGATGCTCGCAGGAATCGACACACTCGTGTTTGACATTCAAGATATCGGCACGCGTTTCTACACCTACATCTCGACGATGGGCGGCGCGATGAAGGCAGCGGCCGAGCACCGCGTTCGCTTCGTTGTCTTGGATCGCCCCAACCCGATCGATGGGATCACCGTGCAAGGCCCTGTCTTGGATCGTGGCGGCGAGTCGTTCGTCGGATACCACCCGATTTCCGTACGCCATGGCATGACGATTGCGGAATTGGCAAGGATGTTCCAAGCCGAATGGAAACTTGATCTCGATTTACAAACCATTCCAATTGAGGGCTGGAATCGCCGCGAGATGTTTGACGCCACAGGACGACTGTGGATCAACCCGTCACCGAACATGCGCAGCTTGAACCAAGCGTTGCTCTACCCCGGAATCGGGCTGTTGGAAACCACCAACGTCTCGGTGGGACGCGGTACTGACACTCCCTTCGAACTTCTCGGCGCCCCCTGGATCGATGCCCTCACGCTGGCGAGGGAACTGAACGCCGCCGCACTCAAAGGAGTGCGGTTCGTGCCGGTCGAGTTCACCCCGAACGCGAGTAAGTACGAGTCCGAAACGTGTGGCGGCGTGAACATCATCGTCATCGACCGAGCCAGCTTTGATCCGCTCGAAACCGGTTTGTTGCTGGCTATTACGCTGCATCGACTCTATCCCAAGGATTGGAAGACAACGTCGCTGAACCGATTGCTGGTTAGCGAAAAAACTCGCGATGGGATTCTCGATGGCAAATCGATTGACGAACTGCAAGCGGCCTACCAAAACGAGCTGAACGACTTCATACGCCGCCGCGAAGCGTTCTTGCTGTATCGCTAATCCTTCCTTAGAGAACCGTGAAATTGATGAAGCGTGAAATCATGCTTGGGCTCGAAGCCTGCGTGGCCGAGCGTCCCCCGGCGCTCCGATCCGCGCGGATCGGTTTACTGATGAACCGCGCCTCGGTTGACCGCAACCTTCGTTTGGCCTGCGATGTCTTGCACGATGCGTATCCAGGCCAAATCGCCGCCCTGTTCACACCTCAGCATGGGCTATGGGGCGACGCCCAAGCGAATATGATCGAAACCGACCACGGCTGGCACGCGGGGTTGGACGTTCCGATCTATAGTCTGTACAGCGCCTCGCGGCGACCGTCACCCGAGATGCTCGCCGGACTCGATTGCTTTGTGATCGACTTGCAAGACGTGGGCACACGTGTTTACACCTTCGTGTGGACGATGCTGGAGTGCCTGCACGCGTGTGCCGAAGCAAACGTCGCGGTACTGGTGTTGGACCGGCCCAACCCGATCGGCGGCCGGATCATCGAAGGCCCCTTGTTAGAGGACGCGTATCGCAGCTTTGTCGGCGGAGCGCCCGTTCCGATGCGTCATGGATTGACGATGGGCGAACTAGCGTTGCTGCTGAAATCCGAGTTGCAAATCGATGTTTCGCTTGAGATTGTCCCCGTTCAGAGATGGTCTCCGGAGGACTTGTTTGCAGCACTCGGTCGGCACTGGCTATTACCTTCACCCAACTTGCCCACCGCCCAGTCCGCGATCATCTATCCTGGCCAAGTTTTGCTCGAGGGAACCAATCTCTCCGAAGGCCGTGGCACCACGACGCCATTCGAAGTCGTCGGTGCTCCGTTTATCGATCCTGATACCATGATCCAAGCCCTAGGCGACATCGACCTACCAGGCGTCCATTTTTTGCCGCTTTATTTTCGGCCTACCTTTGACAAATGGCGAGACCAGCTCTGTGGAGGCGTCTCCATTCACATCACCGACGCCGAACGTTTCCGCTCACTGAAAACATCGATCGCAATCCTCTCCGTGATCCAACAACATTGGCCCAATGATTTTCGCTGGCTCGATCCACCCTACGAGTACGAGACACGAAAGCCGCCGATCGACATTATCTACGGCAGCAACAAGTTACGAGAGGGATTAGGTTCGGGCCAGACGGTCGACGGACTTACCGAAGTCGATGTCACCGCGTGGAACCAACGAACGTTCGAATTCCAAATCTACGATCCCAGCGAGCAGCGTTTTCGCGGTTGAGCGAGTGGAGTATCCAATTGATGATTCGAAATGCTTCTCCCGTCCTCTACTGACCGCATTCAACTCTTTGCCATCTATCTTTTTGCATAAACGTCCGGCCGTCAAAGTCCAGACTCTCTTTTTCGGCCGCGGCAAAGGGGACGTTCCTGAAAACGATCACTGTCCCCTTAGCCCCGTCCCCTTAGCCCCCACTTGCCAAAATCGTTCTTCGTGTACGTCCATGCCCTGCCCTTGGCATGGCTCCAGAATGCGGGGCCTGCGTCGCGATACCAATCGATCCTCCATTGCCTCTCATCGCTCCACGCGTGGTCGCCGACGCGTCTGCTGAGGTTCAGGTGCCGCATCGCATGACAGGCAGCTTTTCGAATCTTGCCGACCGAGTCCCCCCGGCCATGCGTTGCAATGCGATGTCACTCCACCAGCATCACCACTGGCCATAGAGTGTTGCGGTACCGGTCACGTTTGCCTCAATGGCTCGCGGCAATCGAGCGGCGGAACAGCATTAGGCTGTCCAAAAAACACAGCAGCCCGAGTCCGGCCGTCGCGGCGAATTGCGGCCAGACTTCGCGGATGCCGATTCCAACGTTTCGCTGTTCGTCTTCGTACGCAAGTCAGCAGCGGTTCCTTCGGCCAAAACTTTGCCCGCGTTCATCGCGACCAACCAATCGAACCGCTCCGCTTCTTCCATGAACGCCGATAGCGCAACAGCAGCTCACGCGCACAAGAGTGGCCCCGACCAACGGTTTGGCATTCAAAGCCAATTAGCGATCCAAGAAGTGGATCGGCCTTCTAAACTTCATTTCAGTTTCGTCGAGGGATGGCGAGAGTCACAGCGTAGTCGGCGGCTCCAACGGGCGAGTCACTGAAATAGATATCGAAACCGTCCGGCGTATGCTCAATTGCGATCACGTCTCGACCTTGACGATTAACGATCCTTGCCTTCGATAGATCCAATCGATTTCCGAAATCTCGCCATGGCGTGGGAGTCCGATGCAACTTGATCCAAGGCTCTCCATCGAAAAGCACCTTCTTGGGGCGTGCCCAGTGTTTGTGTACGTAACGCACGGCATCGCGATCAAAGACGATCCGTCCACTACCATCAAATTGCCCCGAGATGCGTAGTAGCTTCGGCTGCGCATCGACAGCTTCATCGAAGGCCGTTTCATTGGCGTGCGGGTCAGACGGTTTACTGCGTTCGTCACGTGGTGGTGCTCCGACGCTCAACGTCGTAAAAACGAATAGACAGAACAAAGAGTGGAGGCACGCTTTCATTGCGGTCACCTTTTTGTTGGAACGGAACATGTCGTAACCATCCTCGTCTGCGGGGGAGCGGGACACGGTGCGAAATTGAATTCCAAGCACACGGGGTTAGTCGTTGGATCTCGACCGGACCTCCATCGCATAAGAGCGTTGGCGATAGACTGACGGCGGGCACTGACTGGCAAGCAGCCCCAACTGGCATTCACCGCCGCTCACCGCCATCGTGGGGTGATCGGTTGCTGGGAGCTGCGGGTCGAGGTCAACCAGTTCAGGGGCTGCGGACACACCAGCATAGCCGATCCATCGAAGGACCGTGCAAATATCGACCGTGAGCCCATCCGGCAACGATCGTCGAAGTTGAATGAACAAATCAAGCGATCGGGTTCTTGTGGAACGCGCGAATCAAATGAGCCAGCGGAACAAACGCCGCGCCAATCTCGATCGAAAACCAAAGTCCCTCGTATCCGACAGCACGTAAGATCGCAAAGACCACTGCGGCGATGGTGACCGCGGCAAAAATGGTGCACAAATGAAACTGCAGCGCCGTGGCAGGGCGATGACACTCGGATGATACGGCGCGAGCGTGCTTTGGGTAGCCACACGAATCACAGCTGGCGTCCCACGCAGAACGTTGTTCGGAACAGTTTGGGCACGGGTGCGATGGCGTCATTCGGACTGGCAATCAAAAACAGCGAGGGAAGCGGTAACAAGTGCGACGCGGTCGTTCAAATCAAGTTTCACGAGCGGCCCCTTTCGATTCGAGCGGCCCCTTTCGATTTCGTAGTTCGAATTACTCCCCGAACCTCGGTCGCCACCA
Coding sequences within it:
- a CDS encoding MFS transporter → MTQAEIKQSGRKATHLVAFMWCAYFLNYCDRQAVFAMFPVLQSDLGLTDRELGLTGSIFLWVYGLGCPLAGQIADKYSKRVLVVFSLAIWSLVTVGTGFATSAFILLALRAAMGVSESLYMPAAIALTSNAHAPEKRSRAVATLTTAQIVGTVAGAWFGGWMAHQGYWREAFFILGAIGLLYCLPYAMFLRTVNEDAEVETKRADGTLAITELVKVPTFLLLCVVFPTFVFGLWMLYSWLPSFLYEKYSLDLADAAFTATAYLQSTTFIGLLGGGFLADKLFLRTKAARLWLMAISLMLCAPCLHWIGSAESLDATRIAAAGFGLFSGFFIGNVFPAAFEVVPANTRASAVGLLNFCGAALSGFAPLVGGIWKKSVGLERMLSYTSLAFAVAAVLLVLGILYLFPKDYERIHHDGA
- a CDS encoding DUF7133 domain-containing protein, encoding MLHRPLFSIVCLSVISSLISQIAVAQNQASSTTEIDGIHFTLAEGLRIEKVTNESLIKWPIVADWDNQGRLVVAESAGVTKPIVEHNKTKPHKLIRLVDSNGDGTFDKRIVAAEQLAFPEGVLCLGNDVLVSAPPLIWKLTDADGDGVCEDREVWFDGQTITGCANDLHGPYLGPDGWVYWCKGAFAAQTHDLVNGQTLQTSAAHIFRRRIDGGPIEPVMTGGMDNPVEVAITPEGEKFFTSTFLQQPGGGLRDGIAHAVYGGVYGKENSVLANHPRTGPLMPILTQLGPAAPSGLACLRSNQLTRFTEHPDTRVLVAALFNLQKVTAHQLVPEGASFRTIDHDLVVADRVDFHPTDVIEDADGSLLVIDTGGWYDLCCPTSRIDQKTASGGIYRISTDKTAQNGFARGPVVVSSAADQASVTTAQLYDRRPWVRRQAGLAVTVAGDTATKSLDAILRDADRSIDDRLTALWSLSRVGSPAAVATISDHLRDPNPQMVQAACHAVSLHRHEGSRPQLERLLKHPSLAVRRVAAEALGQIASAASAPTLLSACEHTGGDRHLEHSLLYALIEIAQSNSIDLIAMANSDTQWTAVLLVLDRVGRSDQVELSRFFTAWSSSDPKLRDIAAEILAKHPQWASESITKIAAMYTQLDAADSPAADNLARLVAGWKNEPSTQQLVADWIGNAAAAKPSQQRFLATQLSQISPTKVPRDWAAPIATWLEAASEPVQRALTENLPRLQIEAADASSLPETIIRIARQAESTDHRLRVLGALPAGRKVDDPELEKEVVASFLSDDETLAPLASKVLQRVKLSDASQLADALPSIPSQSLTTAIEAVHRASNDAIQSKMLAGLASLPAAKTLPQTYLTNLYKRSSKELQAQAQQTAADLIRPAADVKATVDKTLARLSSGDPVRGLQVFRSSKAACSACHRIGYVGHDVGPELTRIGASRTPDALLEAILFPSARQEQSYQGSRVLTIDGQVYNGLIKHRTPETIELQVTAERLVVIPSEEIELLEPSDISVMPAGLAEQLTIEELSDLMALLQSAK
- a CDS encoding N-acetylglucosamine kinase codes for the protein MHQDDLILGIDGGGSKTVAWLARRNHQCRTETIGRGRSGPSNGRSVGFDQATANLDLAIDAVFADAKRTRTTVASACLSLAGADREAEQQLIRTWAEQCQLSHRITITNDAMPVLYAASRDGVGIALISGTGSLAIGRSADGSTARCGGWGGLFGDEGSGYQIGVAGLRAAARAADGRGPQTSLLPSILEHYQITSPSELIPVIYSEQTNRASIARLALIVFAAAESGDVAAGDIIESAAAELCEMVTALATRLGFAETPFAFAVTGGVLTQQPRFADRLCQLLSDVGLQPQIHPIREPVAGAVSIAATQLNA
- the murQ gene encoding N-acetylmuramic acid 6-phosphate etherase, translating into MLEKLTTEARNPESSKIDSLSALEIVRLMNSQDASIAAAVATQAESIAAAIDVIADRFRAGGRLLYMGAGTSGRLGVLDASECPPTFNTPAKMVVGLIAGGRDALTRAIEGAEDHPEFGQRDLADHHVCDKDVVMGIATSGRTPYVIGGLQFANQVGAFTIGLSCNADCELRPHCQIMISPVVGPEVISGSTRMKAGTATKMVLNMLTTGAMVRIGKTYGNLMVDLRATNAKLSMRSCQIVSDITGIAPEEARRLLDRCDGEVKTAIVSHLQEVTAEAARQQLADCGGHLRRVLNQDRPQ